Within Gilvibacter sp. SZ-19, the genomic segment TTAAGTGATTATTTCAATCTAAAAGACGCATTGGTAGCGGATGATTCAAAGAAAGCAGCTGCGACAGGTACTAAATTGGCGGCTTCACTAAAAGCATTTGATACGTCAAATTATACCGAAGAGGAGCAAAAAGAATTGACTGATATTATTGACGATGCTATGGAGCACGCAGAGCATATTGCAAAAAGCGATATTGGTCATCAAAGAGAGCATTTTAAAACATTAAGTAAGGATATAACGGATATGGTGGCTATCACAGGTTCAAAGAATATGCTTTACCAGCAGTTTTGCCCAATGTATGATAAAGGCAGTGCTTGGTTGAGTGCAAATGAAGAAGTTAGAAACCCATACTATGGAAGCCGAATGCTAAAATGTGGTAAAGTACAAAAGACTATTCAATAGAAACTCTATAGGGACCATTCTATCATACTGGTTTGTTAGTTAACAGTAGATAGGAAGGTATTATTAGACTTCGGAATAGCAAAAGTCCTGTCGTGGGAAGGAAAATGTTGATGGTTAGTGTTAGTTCCTTCCCGTGTCAGGCACAAGATTTTTGAAAAAGAAAGGTTGATTTGGTTAATAGCAGCCTGCATAAGGGAGAGGGAATAAATCCCCCTAGATTACTAGTATCTCTCTTCCTATGTCAGGCAAAATAAAAAGTGAAAAAGAGAACTCATAGAAAAGTACTGGATTATGGAAGTAATGCCTGTTTTTTTGATTGATGGATAGAGTTTGACTCTCATAATCACGTGTTAACCGTGTGGATTTAAGTACAACATAAGGTTTTAAAACTATGAAAGATTGTTGCAAAGACGGATGCCATCAAAAAGCAGAAAAATCTATTATTAAAAAATGGTTCAACTATTTAATCTATGTAATACTGTTAATAATAAATGGTGGTGCATTAGTACTTCAATTATTTGATTAAAGGATTAATAAAAGTGAATAAGGAAGATATGGCAAAAACACCTGAAAGTACTAGTTTTTATGAGCAGCTCTTTAAAAAAGTATTGTTCACCACAAGCGTAGTTGTTGTTTTGTCATTAAGCTATGTATTATGGGTTAATGAAAACCCCGACAGCTTGTTTCTACCAGTGTTGGTAGTTGGGTTGGCCTTTGTCAAAACGATTTTTATTGTTAGGCTCACTTTTCTACAGTTAAGTAAAATAATAGGAGAAAGCCATCAGCTTACACACGTTCTAACATTATTTGCAGTGTTAATTGTTTTGAT encodes:
- a CDS encoding DUF3347 domain-containing protein; its protein translation is MKNLKMNIAVMLLLAVSFTNAQEKEKMGHKHHHDKMMNMKSDLKSEAILSDYFNLKDALVADDSKKAAATGTKLAASLKAFDTSNYTEEEQKELTDIIDDAMEHAEHIAKSDIGHQREHFKTLSKDITDMVAITGSKNMLYQQFCPMYDKGSAWLSANEEVRNPYYGSRMLKCGKVQKTIQ
- a CDS encoding potassium channel family protein, whose protein sequence is MNKEDMAKTPESTSFYEQLFKKVLFTTSVVVVLSLSYVLWVNENPDSLFLPVLVVGLAFVKTIFIVRLTFLQLSKIIGESHQLTHVLTLFAVLIVLIILSFSADYLALYVLNSENFKSATSINGSFLLEFFEFTYFSLITFSSVGFGDIVPLTISGKLLVIMEVFLSFFVLVFGIANINRIHVDK